The nucleotide sequence CCTGAAGAAGCTCCAGGACAAGTACAAGGGCAAGACCGACCAGCTGTCCCGCCAGGCCATGGCGCAGGAACAGATGGCGATGTACAAGAAGCACGGCACCAACCCGTTCTCGGCCTGCCTGCCCATGCTGATCCAGATGCCGTTCTTCTTCGCACTCTTTACCGTTCTTTCCGGTATCAGCACCGCTCGCGACAAGGGTGAGGGCATCGGTGCGCTGAGCCACCAGCAGGTCACCCAGTTCGACGAATCCACCATCTTCGGGGCCACGCTGTCCGCATCCCTGCTGCACGGCGGCGAAGGCAACCTTACGGCTGTATGGATCCTCTCGATCATCATGATCCTGGCCATGACGGCCTCGCAGTTCATCACGCAGAAGCAGATCATGGCGAAGAACATGTCCGAAGAGGCCATGGCCAGCCCGTTCATGCGCCAGCAGAAGATGATGCTGTACATCCTGCCCATCGTCTTCGGTGTGGGCGGCATCAACTTCCCCATCGGTGTCCTGATCTACTGGACCACCACCAACCTGTGGACCATGGGCCAGCAGTTCTTTGTCATCCGCCGCATGCCGACGCCGGGATCGCCGGCCGCCAAGGCCCTCGCCGAGCGCCGTGCCGCCAAGGGCCTTCCGGCCCTTCCCGTCCTGGGAGGCAAGAAGGCCGACGCCGAAGCGGAAGCAGCTGCCGCCGCTGCGGTTGCGCAGGCCCGGACGCAGCGCATCCAGCCACAACGTAAGAACAGGAAGAAGAAGTAATGTCTGTTGAGAGCTCTGAACACG is from Arthrobacter sp. QXT-31 and encodes:
- the yidC gene encoding membrane protein insertase YidC is translated as MDFFETIMFPFKWLVSIIMVGFHEGLSAIGMPEASGWTWTLSIIGLVLVIRAALIPVFVKQIKAQRGMQLLQPDLKKLQDKYKGKTDQLSRQAMAQEQMAMYKKHGTNPFSACLPMLIQMPFFFALFTVLSGISTARDKGEGIGALSHQQVTQFDESTIFGATLSASLLHGGEGNLTAVWILSIIMILAMTASQFITQKQIMAKNMSEEAMASPFMRQQKMMLYILPIVFGVGGINFPIGVLIYWTTTNLWTMGQQFFVIRRMPTPGSPAAKALAERRAAKGLPALPVLGGKKADAEAEAAAAAAVAQARTQRIQPQRKNRKKK